A genomic window from Algoriphagus sp. Y33 includes:
- a CDS encoding thiamine pyrophosphokinase: protein MSSHHFVKEQQEPAVLILEVDRVRFGQVSPLLEWVPTVLVSEKALEQVLSWGIKIDVILASESFQSENQHLLEEQYPVRFISASADDYLQTGLDYLISSDHSAVHLVGLAHLKALDLREKLDLLNLTILDGDWKYYPVTSGGFKKWFAESTIHIHGEEGMPVQIRNENGELILPITYATMLEVPEGITEIKAPGDFWIGEQVYS, encoded by the coding sequence ATGTCATCTCATCATTTCGTCAAAGAGCAGCAGGAGCCGGCAGTACTTATTCTAGAAGTAGATCGGGTTAGATTTGGTCAAGTATCTCCCCTTTTGGAATGGGTTCCGACAGTTTTAGTCAGTGAAAAGGCGCTTGAGCAAGTATTGAGTTGGGGAATAAAGATTGATGTTATTCTGGCTTCAGAGTCTTTTCAATCGGAAAACCAACACCTGCTGGAAGAACAATATCCGGTGAGGTTTATCAGTGCTTCAGCAGATGATTATTTGCAAACGGGGCTGGATTACCTTATCTCCAGCGATCACAGCGCAGTGCATTTGGTGGGATTAGCTCATCTGAAAGCACTTGACCTGCGGGAAAAACTTGACCTGCTCAATCTTACCATTTTGGATGGTGACTGGAAGTATTATCCTGTAACATCAGGGGGATTCAAAAAGTGGTTTGCTGAAAGCACCATCCATATCCACGGAGAGGAAGGGATGCCTGTCCAAATCCGAAATGAAAATGGGGAGTTGATTTTGCCAATTACCTATGCTACAATGCTGGAAGTGCCGGAGGGCATCACAGAGATTAAAGCACCGGGTGATTTTTGGATTGGAGAACAGGTTTATTCATAA
- a CDS encoding NAD(P)/FAD-dependent oxidoreductase, with protein sequence MKKNQVTVLGAGLIGSLMAIYLKRQGLQVEVYDKRPDKRTSPFEEGKRSINMALSHRGWKALEEVGLKDKVMPLAIPMYGRKVHDEHGGTTFISYGKENQAIYSLSRGKFNQLLVEEGERLGVNFNFEHKCTDVDFRNQQIDFKTPEGEKKVLAPVLFGSDGAYSSLRLAMQKQIRFNYKQEYISHEYKELTIPATADGEFAMDPHALHIWPRGKFMLIALPNPDKTFTCTLFLPHGGTKVCFDKINDEHDLEILFSNYFDDAYQLMPDLKTEFFANPTSALINVECFPWVQGTSLLMGDASHAMVPFYGQGMNCGFEDCSILNGLIDKYGTNSWDLVFEKFQKKRKVDTDAICQLAMENFEEMKDSVADPKFVLRKKIEAKLYELYPNDWIPLYSMVTFTDMRYSEAYAQGKLQEAVMDRVMADPLITENWNKLDYEDIIYKMETTKAV encoded by the coding sequence ATGAAAAAGAATCAAGTTACCGTATTGGGAGCCGGACTTATTGGTTCCCTAATGGCTATATACCTTAAGCGTCAGGGCTTACAAGTGGAAGTATATGACAAAAGACCCGACAAGCGCACATCACCTTTTGAAGAAGGAAAAAGATCCATCAACATGGCACTTAGCCACCGCGGATGGAAAGCACTTGAGGAAGTCGGGCTAAAGGATAAGGTAATGCCTCTGGCCATTCCGATGTATGGTCGCAAAGTTCACGATGAGCATGGCGGTACTACGTTTATTTCCTACGGAAAAGAAAATCAGGCCATATATTCTCTCTCAAGAGGCAAATTCAATCAGTTACTTGTAGAAGAAGGGGAGCGGCTGGGCGTTAACTTCAATTTCGAACACAAATGCACCGATGTAGATTTCCGCAATCAGCAGATTGATTTCAAGACACCTGAGGGCGAAAAGAAAGTGCTGGCTCCTGTATTATTCGGATCAGATGGAGCATATTCTTCCCTAAGACTGGCTATGCAAAAACAAATCCGCTTCAATTACAAGCAAGAATACATCTCCCACGAATACAAAGAGTTGACGATTCCGGCAACCGCTGATGGTGAATTTGCCATGGATCCACATGCATTGCATATCTGGCCAAGAGGCAAGTTTATGCTGATCGCACTTCCAAATCCTGACAAAACATTCACCTGTACACTGTTTTTGCCGCATGGTGGCACTAAAGTATGCTTTGACAAAATCAATGATGAGCATGATTTAGAAATCTTATTCTCTAATTATTTTGATGATGCATATCAATTGATGCCTGATCTCAAGACTGAGTTTTTTGCCAACCCTACCTCAGCCCTGATTAATGTGGAGTGCTTTCCATGGGTGCAAGGTACAAGTTTGCTGATGGGAGATGCGAGCCATGCGATGGTTCCCTTCTATGGTCAAGGGATGAACTGTGGTTTTGAGGATTGCTCGATCTTGAATGGACTAATCGATAAGTACGGGACTAACTCATGGGATTTGGTTTTTGAGAAATTTCAGAAAAAGCGCAAAGTGGATACGGATGCCATCTGTCAATTGGCTATGGAGAATTTTGAAGAAATGAAAGATTCTGTGGCGGATCCTAAGTTTGTCCTTCGTAAGAAAATCGAAGCCAAACTATACGAACTGTATCCAAATGACTGGATCCCTTTGTATTCCATGGTGACTTTTACGGATATGAGGTATTCGGAAGCCTATGCACAGGGAAAATTGCAAGAGGCTGTAATGGATCGCGTGATGGCTGATCCGCTGATCACTGAGAATTGGAATAAACTCGACTATGAGGATATTATCTATAAAATGGAAACGACAAAAGCGGTGTAG
- a CDS encoding 3-hydroxyanthranilate 3,4-dioxygenase, which yields MALAQPFNFKKWIDENRPLLKPPIGNQQVYKGNDDFIVMVVGGPNSRKDYHYNEGEEFFYQLEGDITLKVIEDGKPKDIPIREGEIFLLPAKVPHSPRRPANTIGLVIERYRRNGEVDGFIWHCENCGEKLYEEYAEVTDIVNQLPPIMARFWGNPEHITCNNCGTVMEK from the coding sequence ATGGCCTTAGCCCAACCCTTCAACTTCAAGAAATGGATAGACGAAAATAGACCTTTGCTCAAGCCTCCAATTGGAAATCAGCAGGTTTATAAAGGAAATGATGATTTTATTGTGATGGTAGTCGGTGGACCAAATTCCCGAAAAGACTACCACTATAATGAAGGGGAGGAATTTTTCTATCAGCTGGAAGGAGATATCACACTGAAGGTAATAGAAGATGGCAAGCCAAAGGACATTCCTATCCGAGAGGGAGAAATATTCCTTCTACCGGCTAAAGTGCCTCATTCTCCGCGCCGACCTGCCAATACTATCGGATTGGTGATCGAGCGATACAGAAGAAATGGTGAGGTTGATGGATTTATTTGGCATTGCGAAAACTGTGGAGAAAAACTCTACGAAGAGTATGCCGAAGTGACTGACATTGTAAATCAGCTGCCTCCGATTATGGCCAGGTTTTGGGGTAACCCAGAGCACATTACTTGCAATAATTGCGGGACAGTGATGGAGAAATAA
- a CDS encoding dipeptidase produces MKFPIVDMHCDLLSYLARIPDASPYLKHDIACAIPWLQAGNVRMQILAIYTDVKSESMAMATRQAQIFSDLLGKHDSDIAFAGADFLLNWEKQKRIGVMAAIENAAGLGNEDASWEDIYSQFDGILAKVNKLAYIGLTHHTENRFGGGNYTEGIGLKDDGKKLLDYISGKNIPIDFSHTSDLLAEGILDHIDRQNLKIPVIASHSNFREIYTHPRNLTDEFAKEIIHRDGIIGVNFLRAFLDPEVPERLFDHIFHGFQIGGQKAICFGADYFYTKDFEDSSRHPFYFPLVENAGKYPSLIESLKDKLSEEDLENLSYRNSLEFYRKIQN; encoded by the coding sequence ATGAAATTTCCCATAGTTGACATGCATTGTGATTTATTATCCTATCTGGCAAGAATCCCGGATGCAAGTCCTTATTTGAAGCATGATATAGCCTGTGCGATTCCCTGGCTACAAGCCGGAAATGTACGTATGCAGATTTTGGCAATTTATACCGATGTAAAGTCGGAGAGCATGGCCATGGCCACGAGACAAGCACAGATTTTCTCTGACTTGTTGGGCAAGCATGATAGCGATATTGCATTTGCCGGCGCAGATTTTCTGCTGAATTGGGAGAAGCAGAAACGAATAGGAGTCATGGCTGCTATAGAAAATGCTGCCGGATTGGGAAATGAGGACGCAAGTTGGGAAGATATCTATAGTCAGTTTGATGGAATTCTGGCAAAAGTGAATAAACTAGCCTACATAGGTTTGACACACCATACCGAAAACCGTTTTGGTGGAGGGAATTATACTGAGGGAATAGGGTTGAAGGATGATGGCAAAAAGTTGCTTGACTACATCTCAGGCAAAAACATCCCAATAGACTTTTCACATACCTCAGATTTGCTTGCCGAAGGGATTCTCGATCATATTGATAGACAGAATCTAAAAATACCAGTGATTGCAAGCCATTCAAATTTTCGGGAGATCTATACCCATCCCCGCAATCTCACAGATGAATTTGCCAAAGAAATTATACACCGTGATGGGATTATTGGGGTAAATTTCCTCAGGGCTTTTCTGGATCCGGAAGTGCCCGAGCGCTTGTTTGATCATATTTTCCATGGTTTTCAGATTGGAGGGCAAAAGGCTATCTGCTTTGGCGCTGACTATTTTTACACCAAGGACTTCGAAGATTCGTCCCGGCACCCATTTTATTTTCCCTTAGTAGAGAATGCGGGAAAATACCCCTCTTTGATAGAAAGTCTGAAAGATAAATTGAGTGAAGAAGATCTGGAAAATCTATCCTATAGAAATTCGCTTGAGTTCTATCGCAAAATCCAAAACTAA
- the pheS gene encoding phenylalanine--tRNA ligase subunit alpha: MYQEKIEAIKAAIAAADANSPEELETYRMEYISKKSVVGELFAGMGKIPNEEKKSYGQLVNGVKQLAESKFQELIEKVNQANKKSKSADIDLTLPPTNQSLGGIHPLTATRQRIIEIFERIGFNLSEGPEIEDDWHNFTALNFPENHPAREMQDTFFIEKNPDIALRTHTSSVQVRVMENQKPPIRTLSPGRVYRNEAISARAHCIFHQVEGLYVDENVGFADLKNTLYHFAKEMFGKETKVRFRPSYFPFTEPSAEIDISCLICGGKGCNVCKGSGWVEIGGSGMVDPNVLENCGIDSKKYTGFAFGMGIERIAMLKYQIKDLRLFTENDVRFLRQFRPLL, encoded by the coding sequence ATGTACCAGGAGAAAATCGAAGCTATCAAAGCCGCTATTGCAGCAGCAGACGCCAACAGTCCGGAGGAGTTAGAAACCTACAGAATGGAGTATATCTCCAAAAAAAGTGTAGTGGGCGAGCTCTTTGCAGGAATGGGAAAAATCCCCAATGAGGAGAAAAAATCCTATGGACAGTTGGTAAATGGAGTAAAGCAACTCGCTGAGTCGAAATTCCAAGAGCTGATCGAAAAAGTTAATCAGGCAAATAAAAAGTCAAAATCGGCTGATATTGATTTGACGCTTCCTCCTACCAATCAAAGCTTGGGAGGAATTCACCCCTTGACGGCTACCCGTCAGCGTATCATTGAGATTTTCGAACGCATCGGATTCAACCTTTCGGAAGGGCCCGAGATTGAGGACGATTGGCATAACTTCACCGCGCTGAATTTTCCTGAAAATCACCCTGCCCGCGAGATGCAGGATACCTTCTTTATTGAGAAAAATCCTGATATAGCCTTACGAACGCATACTTCTTCTGTGCAGGTACGGGTGATGGAAAATCAGAAACCTCCGATTCGCACGCTGTCCCCGGGGAGAGTGTATAGAAATGAAGCGATCTCAGCCAGGGCGCATTGTATTTTCCACCAAGTGGAAGGGCTTTATGTGGATGAAAATGTTGGGTTCGCAGATTTGAAGAATACACTGTATCACTTTGCCAAAGAGATGTTTGGAAAGGAAACCAAGGTCCGTTTCAGACCGTCATATTTCCCGTTTACCGAACCAAGTGCGGAGATCGATATATCTTGTCTGATCTGTGGCGGTAAGGGTTGCAATGTCTGCAAAGGCAGCGGCTGGGTAGAGATCGGCGGTTCGGGAATGGTAGATCCCAATGTGTTGGAAAACTGCGGGATAGATTCTAAAAAGTATACAGGTTTTGCCTTCGGTATGGGAATCGAGCGAATTGCTATGCTGAAATACCAGATCAAAGATCTTCGTCTATTCACCGAGAATGATGTGAGATTCCTGAGGCAGTTTAGGCCGCTTTTATAA
- the kynU gene encoding kynureninase, which produces MNYQYSAQFAQQMDEKDSLSRFRDHFLFPKVNGKDAIYLCGNSLGLQPKSAKDYIARELSNWAEMGVDGHFHGEDAWFFAKQKSKPALSEIIGAHEHEVVAMNNLSVNLHLLMVSFYRPTKDRYKIIVEAGAFPSDQYMLETQAKFHGLDPEEVIVELKPRAGEHTLRTEDIIAEIHSLGDSLALVNMAGLQYYTGQVFDMKAITAAAHKVGAYAGFDLAHAAGNVLLSLHDWDVDFATWCSYKYMNSGPGNVSGVFVHERFAERADMNRFAGWWGHDQEQRFKMEKGFVPMHGADGWQLSNSDILGLAVHQASLDIFQEAGMANLRHKSEQLTAYLAYLIEEISGKSGVLEIITPKNPAERGCQLSLHIHRGGKSVFDEWYKQGIVGDWRNPNVIRLAPTPLYNSFLDVFRFAQILEQSLKKFA; this is translated from the coding sequence ATGAACTATCAATACTCAGCCCAATTTGCTCAGCAAATGGATGAAAAGGATTCTCTTTCCCGCTTTCGAGACCACTTCCTTTTCCCAAAAGTAAATGGAAAAGACGCAATTTATCTCTGCGGAAATTCTCTGGGATTACAGCCTAAATCCGCAAAAGATTACATCGCTAGGGAATTGTCAAATTGGGCAGAAATGGGGGTGGATGGTCATTTTCATGGAGAAGACGCCTGGTTTTTCGCAAAGCAAAAATCAAAGCCTGCACTTTCAGAAATCATCGGAGCCCATGAGCATGAGGTAGTCGCTATGAACAACTTGTCGGTAAATCTACATCTCCTGATGGTTTCATTTTATCGACCTACCAAAGATCGATATAAAATAATCGTGGAAGCCGGGGCTTTTCCCTCAGACCAATACATGCTGGAAACTCAGGCAAAGTTTCATGGCTTGGATCCTGAGGAGGTAATTGTGGAACTTAAGCCGAGAGCAGGTGAGCACACACTTCGTACGGAAGACATTATAGCTGAAATACATAGTCTGGGAGATTCACTTGCCTTGGTCAATATGGCCGGTCTGCAATATTACACAGGGCAGGTTTTCGACATGAAAGCCATTACGGCTGCAGCCCATAAAGTAGGGGCTTATGCCGGGTTTGATTTGGCACATGCTGCCGGCAATGTTCTCCTGAGTTTGCATGATTGGGATGTGGATTTTGCGACATGGTGCAGCTATAAATATATGAATTCAGGGCCCGGAAATGTGTCCGGAGTGTTTGTCCATGAGCGCTTTGCTGAGCGGGCTGATATGAATCGTTTTGCAGGTTGGTGGGGGCATGATCAGGAGCAGCGCTTTAAAATGGAAAAGGGATTTGTCCCTATGCATGGTGCGGATGGTTGGCAGCTTTCCAATTCTGATATTCTCGGACTGGCAGTTCATCAGGCTTCTTTGGATATTTTCCAAGAGGCCGGAATGGCAAATTTGAGACATAAATCTGAGCAGTTGACAGCATATTTGGCCTATTTAATAGAAGAAATCAGCGGAAAATCAGGGGTTTTGGAAATTATTACTCCTAAAAATCCTGCGGAAAGAGGTTGTCAGTTATCTTTGCACATTCATCGAGGCGGCAAGTCTGTATTTGATGAATGGTATAAACAAGGAATAGTGGGAGACTGGCGCAATCCGAATGTGATCCGTCTGGCACCTACGCCACTCTATAACAGCTTCCTAGACGTGTTCCGATTTGCGCAGATTTTGGAACAATCTCTGAAGAAATTCGCTTAA